In Streptomyces chartreusis NRRL 3882, the following are encoded in one genomic region:
- a CDS encoding Crp/Fnr family transcriptional regulator translates to MLLRQGDPGTHVILLASGSTLVTLTGLHGERTLLAVRGAGELLGELAVLDDQPRTASVIAAEDCRVHVIPAVDFLGFVDSHGLLTPLLRHAIARVREAETVRLELATAPVPVRLASALGRLMHAASAGHAEHVVRLTQTELSQMIGASRNAVGTALKPWRERGWLATEAAGGLLIRDLTSIQSHAHAHR, encoded by the coding sequence GTGCTGCTGCGGCAGGGGGATCCCGGCACGCATGTCATCCTGCTGGCTTCCGGATCCACCCTGGTGACCCTGACCGGGCTGCACGGGGAGCGGACGCTGCTGGCGGTGCGCGGCGCAGGAGAGCTGCTGGGCGAGCTGGCCGTCCTGGACGACCAGCCGCGCACCGCGTCGGTCATCGCTGCGGAGGACTGCCGGGTGCACGTCATCCCGGCCGTTGACTTTCTTGGCTTCGTCGACTCGCACGGGCTGCTGACTCCGCTGCTGCGTCACGCCATCGCCCGGGTCCGCGAAGCGGAGACGGTACGGCTCGAGCTGGCCACCGCGCCGGTTCCTGTGCGTCTGGCCTCGGCTCTGGGCCGCCTCATGCATGCCGCATCCGCAGGCCACGCCGAGCACGTGGTGCGTCTGACCCAGACAGAGCTGTCACAGATGATCGGCGCGTCCCGCAATGCCGTGGGAACGGCGCTCAAACCGTGGCGCGAGCGGGGGTGGCTGGCCACGGAGGCTGCCGGCGGGCTCCTCATCCGCGACCTCACCTCCATCCAGTCACACGCGCACGCCCACAGGTGA
- a CDS encoding tetratricopeptide repeat protein, with amino-acid sequence MDVAQLVVSAATPGERTAVTVAPPVAERDQRYPLRGREQLVEKLLHLCAGRSDGRMHVLHGISGSGKTAIALELVYRLSRTGPRRVWWVDARHAATFVAGMRVVARHTGLDEDEVGEAAADALWERLNASTRPWLLIVDNAEDLTVLDGPGRLAAGTGWLRPHACNDGMVVVATRYGVARWWGGAAVLHPVGPLAPDDAAQVLLDHAGNHAGTVQAAKALGRRLGGLPLALSMAGSYLAEVNTMPEALREAGMPLDFATYHQVLNKHGSSLNPARVIAHAWQMSIELLHQMGFAHAGRLLTVLSAFGEAPIPYTLLLRPAKVSAVLPGLADLDGTTLWRTLRELAALGLVDPLDLSATNGGLPCVRLHPLIRDIARAETTTAVTLIEQALRLDEVRLPPEDPKSWSAWAALTPHALDLLQHAGDGLPQLSVPQRTVCADAAELAARYLQTQGLFAQARSGFKRVLDIRCEVLGPDHVETITTRHNLASILHDLGALHDAEPLRLQVWSSLDRICGTEHHDTLIARHELGRLLHDMGRLDGAEDHLRCVYRARLRTGGQQDSNALAARHELARVLHDRGDLEAARQEYHALLTIRLQQFGEDHPSTATTRHNHACVLHDLGLMQQAHDECRRVLDSRTRLYGFCHPKTLATAHLLATVLQALSRSTEALQLLQQVCDSARQLLGADHPQTRRYTHALAAFTRGRSSKEE; translated from the coding sequence ATGGACGTCGCCCAGTTGGTGGTGTCCGCAGCGACGCCGGGTGAGCGGACGGCTGTGACCGTGGCACCACCAGTGGCGGAACGCGATCAGCGCTACCCACTGCGAGGGCGGGAGCAGTTGGTTGAGAAGCTCCTGCATCTGTGCGCGGGACGCAGCGATGGCCGTATGCACGTGCTGCACGGAATCAGCGGCAGCGGCAAGACGGCCATCGCCCTGGAGCTGGTGTATCGGCTCTCCAGGACTGGCCCTCGTCGGGTGTGGTGGGTGGATGCCCGCCACGCGGCAACGTTTGTAGCCGGGATGCGGGTGGTGGCGCGGCACACGGGTCTGGACGAGGACGAGGTCGGCGAGGCCGCTGCAGATGCTTTATGGGAGAGGCTGAATGCCTCGACTCGGCCCTGGCTGCTGATCGTGGACAATGCGGAAGATCTCACCGTGCTGGACGGCCCCGGCCGGCTGGCCGCGGGGACAGGTTGGCTGCGCCCGCATGCCTGTAACGACGGGATGGTCGTGGTGGCCACCCGTTACGGGGTGGCTCGCTGGTGGGGCGGGGCCGCAGTTCTGCACCCAGTGGGCCCCCTGGCGCCCGACGATGCTGCGCAGGTTCTACTGGACCACGCTGGTAATCACGCCGGGACGGTGCAGGCGGCCAAGGCACTGGGGAGACGGCTGGGCGGCCTGCCTTTGGCGCTGTCGATGGCCGGCTCCTATCTGGCGGAAGTCAACACGATGCCGGAAGCCCTCAGGGAAGCGGGCATGCCCCTGGACTTCGCCACCTACCACCAGGTACTCAACAAGCACGGCAGCAGCCTCAATCCGGCGCGGGTGATCGCCCATGCCTGGCAGATGTCGATCGAGTTGCTGCATCAGATGGGTTTCGCTCACGCAGGACGGCTGCTGACGGTGCTGTCCGCCTTCGGTGAGGCGCCGATTCCATACACGCTGCTGCTGCGGCCGGCGAAAGTGTCGGCCGTCCTGCCTGGCCTTGCCGATCTGGACGGAACGACACTGTGGCGCACGCTGCGCGAACTTGCCGCACTGGGGTTAGTAGATCCTCTAGACCTATCCGCAACAAATGGAGGGCTGCCCTGCGTGAGACTGCATCCGCTGATTCGGGACATCGCCCGTGCCGAGACCACCACCGCTGTCACGCTGATAGAGCAAGCCCTGCGGCTGGACGAGGTACGCCTCCCCCCGGAAGACCCAAAGTCCTGGTCCGCATGGGCGGCCTTGACACCGCACGCACTCGATCTGCTGCAACACGCCGGAGACGGTCTCCCCCAATTGTCCGTCCCTCAGCGGACAGTCTGCGCCGATGCTGCGGAACTCGCCGCCCGCTACCTCCAGACCCAGGGACTGTTCGCCCAAGCCCGGAGCGGCTTCAAACGGGTGCTGGACATTCGCTGTGAGGTGCTAGGTCCGGATCATGTGGAGACCATCACCACCCGACACAATCTCGCCTCCATCCTGCACGACCTAGGCGCACTGCACGACGCTGAACCCTTGCGACTGCAGGTGTGGAGCTCCCTGGATCGCATCTGCGGCACGGAACATCACGACACGCTCATCGCCCGCCATGAGCTCGGCAGGCTTCTGCACGACATGGGGCGTCTGGACGGGGCCGAAGACCATCTGCGATGCGTCTACCGGGCGCGGTTGCGCACCGGAGGACAGCAGGACTCGAACGCGCTCGCAGCGCGACACGAGCTGGCACGCGTCCTGCACGACCGGGGCGATCTGGAGGCAGCCCGGCAGGAATACCATGCGCTGCTCACGATCCGGCTGCAGCAGTTCGGCGAAGACCATCCCAGCACCGCCACCACTCGCCACAATCACGCCTGCGTCCTGCACGACCTGGGTCTGATGCAACAGGCTCACGACGAATGCCGACGTGTCCTGGATTCCAGGACACGTCTCTACGGGTTCTGTCACCCCAAAACGCTGGCGACGGCTCATCTCCTGGCGACGGTGCTGCAGGCGCTGTCGCGCAGCACCGAGGCACTGCAGCTGCTACAGCAGGTCTGCGACTCCGCCCGCCAGCTGCTGGGCGCCGACCATC
- a CDS encoding Pycsar system effector family protein codes for MPDIGEDFGSTGLVGRGWLEAKAAEMFTEVQRADTKAAALCGVAGGLLAVDAAAVSALPSAGALLTAVLAGVAVLLGLSLIAALSAIRPVLPRGGRLRVFAREAVDCSRSEEVLSAVAAMSVDGPARAEAERLALFTALAGRKFRTVRRAADLIAAAVTLAGIGLLIAYTPLESIAA; via the coding sequence GTGCCTGACATCGGCGAGGACTTCGGTTCGACGGGCCTGGTGGGCCGTGGCTGGCTTGAGGCCAAGGCTGCTGAGATGTTCACCGAGGTGCAGCGGGCGGACACTAAGGCGGCGGCCTTGTGTGGCGTGGCTGGTGGTTTGCTGGCCGTCGACGCTGCAGCTGTGTCGGCTCTGCCCAGTGCTGGGGCTTTGTTGACCGCTGTCCTGGCGGGCGTTGCCGTTTTACTTGGCCTATCGCTTATAGCGGCTTTGTCCGCGATTCGTCCCGTTCTGCCGCGGGGCGGCCGGCTCAGGGTTTTCGCGCGGGAGGCTGTGGACTGCAGCCGGTCCGAGGAGGTCTTGTCGGCCGTGGCGGCCATGAGCGTTGACGGGCCTGCGCGAGCCGAGGCCGAACGACTGGCGCTGTTCACGGCTTTGGCGGGCCGGAAGTTCCGCACTGTCAGGCGGGCTGCCGATCTCATTGCAGCCGCCGTTACGTTGGCCGGAATTGGGTTGTTGATCGCTTACACGCCGCTTGAGAGTATCGCGGCGTGA